The DNA region TATTCACATTAGTAAGGTTTCAGTACCAAGTGGGCTTTTTCACGTGCTAGTATTAAAGATAAAGAACTGAAattctggggaccaggcagtaacacagcaggttaagcacacatggcgtgaagtgcaaagaccagtggaagcatcccagttcaagtcctggctccccacctgcagggggatggtcacttcacaagtggtgaagcaggtctacagttgtttatctttcttgctcccctgtcttccccttctctctcgatttctctctgtcctatccaacatcgaaaacaaaggcaacaaaaatggggaaagtaggctccaggagcactggattcatagtgcaggcactgagagatagccctggaggcagaaaaaaaaaatcttaattatcttttaaatatattttttgttctattaatttttatgagagacatagcaaagcactattcagctctggcttatggtaggcctagggagtgaacctgggacctcagagccccagacatgttttttttttaaccagagcactgctcagctctggtttatggtggtgcaggggattgaacctgggactttagagcctcaggcatgacagtctgtttgcataaccattatgctatctacccctgcatgtttttttttttttggcatgaaCATTAtcctgtgtccccagccctctTATTCATATTCCTAATATTTACATAATATTCAAAGGTATGTATTCACTTGTATATAATGGAACTGAGATcgcaataattattttaaaaatagctatttattaacacaagagtgAGAGACAATAAAacaatatcattctggtacacatTGTACTGAAACTTATATCTGGGAGCTATTATTTTTAGAATTAAACCACTAGTATATtatctctcagattctctctctctttccagcctTTAGTATTCAATTTATGTTCAAAAGATTGACTTCCACTGTGAATATTTTCATGTgttcacagagcagtggaacaactGTAAGCATTACTATTTTCATAAGGCTTCTCTCCActatgagttctttcatgtgaccGAAGAGTGCTGGAACAATTGAATCTTTTaccacactgtttacattcatagggtttctctccactatgagttCTTTCATGATATTTAAGATGACTGGATGTACTAAAtgatttactacattgtttacatccatagggtttctctccactgtgaattctttcatgataCCTAAGATGACTGGATGTCCTGAACATTTTACTACAGTGTTTACATTCAtacggtttctctccactgtgagttctttcatgtctacGAAGATTACTGCTatgaatgaatgttttactacatagtttacattcatagggtttctctccactgtgagctCTTTCATGTGCCTGGAGGTAACTGGGACAACTGAatcttttactacattgtttacattcataaggtttctgtccattgtgagttctttcatgataTCTAAGATGGGTATATGtaatgaatgttttactacatagtttacattcatagggtttctctccactgtgaattctttcatgtgcctgaagagaactggaacaactgaatcttACATTACActctttacattcatagggcttctctccgcTGTGAGATCTTTCATGTCTACGAAGATGACCGGAACGACGAAAtgctttactacatagtttacactcatagggtttctcaccactgtgagttctttcatgtgcctgaagagaactggaacaactgaatcttataccacattgtttacattcataaggtttctctccactgtgagttctttcatgataTTTAAGATGGCTAGAGGTactaaatgttttactacatagtttacattcatagggtttgtctacactgtgaattctttcatgttttttaagagaactagaacaacttAATAGTTTACCACATAGTTTGCATTCAAAGAGTTTCCTTCctttgtgagttctttcatgtttctgaagatgactggaacaactaaATTTttgactacattgtttacattcatagggtttccgTAGACTGTTAGTTGTTTCATGTCTTTGAAGATGACTAGAATAAGTGAGTAGtttgttgtatacttcacattcttgaggCTTCAGACTATTTTCACTTTCTTTGCCTTCAGAGATATTCACCACTCTAGAGCTGTAAAATAATGAGAAGTTAATTATCTTTTAATTGAAAAATCAAAATTAATTCTTTTGGGCAAAATGCAGgtcattattataaataataaatcacaTAAACATTGTGACTAAAAATACAGACAAAATGAATATTCAAAATTATGAAATGAAtctcaaaagtaaaaaataaaacaaagcccaAAAAATTTGATAAATACTAAATATGCATTCATATCATACATAAATGTATTAAGTTATATAAGAAATGATGTCTTTATAGGCACTTTGAACTACTTTTTGTTAACAGTATGTTTTGACTTTGTGTCGAAAAATTTCAttgaaaataatgatttttttccatAGTAATACCTATAACTATCATAATGACATACATATTCATACATTTGGCTATATGCTTATAATTTTCAAGTGTACTATTTTGTAAACAATGAGCATCtttgccttgtttttttaaagttatcattTATTTATCACTGTTGAGAGAGATGTTTCCATGAAGTGGAGAAAAACTAAACAACCCAAAACATTATTTATGGTACTTGTGTTGCCAGTGACTTAAGTGAGAATCTCAGTCATGTATACCACATGCATCACTCTTTGAGCCACTTGCCCAACTACTCTAAAACCTATTTACTGAGTCATCTTTTATGAAATAATTTTGTCACAGGGAcaaaatttttcaaaacacaatgGCATTCTGACTAGGAGAGTATGCTCTATTGTAAAGGTgactctcacctttgtttactcctctgggagttaTGCTGCTCTTTGGTAGAATGGTCCTTTTGTAATTCTCCTAAAATTACAAAATGCAAAAAGTATTAGAAATCATACaagtaggggagtcaggtggtagcacagtgggttaagcgcacatggtgcaaagcccaaggactggcgtaaggatcccggttccagcccccagctccccacatgcaggggagtcgtttcacaggcaatgaagcaggtctgcaggtgtctgtctttctctccccttctgtgtcttccctcttctctccatttccctctgtcctaacaatgatgacatcaataacaataataactacaacaacaataaaaaacaaggttaacaaaagggaaaataaataaatataaaaaaattaaacaagtagATTATATTTTTGATCAATTATGAGTCACAATCAAGCCCTGCTTACAAAACAGTGCCTCCATTTCCACATTGGTAGACAAAAAATGATTTGTTCTCTTAAGTGACAAATGAAGGCATATTATACTTACCTATTGAAAGAATGTTCCTGAAATTTTCCCACATGACATCTCTGTAGATTTGCTTCTCTGAAGGCtttaatagtgcccactcctcttgagtgaatatcacagttacatcttcataggtcacagaggcctaaaatatgtgcaatgtgttTATGTGAGAAAACACCTCAGATTGATTGCAGATTAGGCATCCAGTCTCTATCTAGCCTATGAATGATTCTCTCATCTGCAAACATATCTCTGGTGAATTGAAAATCTCATGATCATGCCTAGAAGTTAGTACAGTGATTACAACATTGGATTTTCTACCATGAAGCCCTGAGTCCAATTCCTGGCATCTGAAGTGACTGAATGATATTCCTATTGTTACTATCCCCATTCTACAGTTTTGTAATTTGtaaattttgtaattttgtaaaattgtAAATGGTAGTCCAACTCATAGGCTTCTCATCTTGCCATATAAAAGGATCTAGatagggggatgggtggtagcgcaaGGAGTTAagttcacaggtggtaaagcaagactgcaagtgtctatctttctctccccctctcttgtcttcccatcctctctcaatttctctctgaactatcaaAAAActacagctataataacaacaatgataaacaacaagggcacaaaaggggaaaaaaagatatcaCTACCTCATTCTCACCTCACTTTCCctatctctttattattattttattattctctttacctatataaaacttaaaaatatataagaaagaaagaaaatgaccagTGGGAATAGCAAATtaatactgcaggcaccaagcacctgatgggggaaaaaaaatgatgaagatcATGATGTTTGTTAGAAATGAAAACATCTCTAGTCACACTTAAGTTCTTTAAAAAGTTAACATCATTATAGAAACATGGGAATGATATTATTCACTGTGATCATACCACATTAGGCTTTCTGTAATGGTAGTGTCTAAAAAATAGCTAGGGATGGCAAGAATGTTATATGATTCAAAGAAGTATTATCAGAGTCAGGGCACCTGGTTCATCATACATATCACCATATgacaggacctaggtttgagccctgctccccacttgcaaaggggacacttcatcagcagtgaaggaggtcttcaggtttctctctttctatcccccctcctctctcaatttttctgtcctatcaaataaaatggaaagaaaaaaaaaaaaaagaaaaatggctgctggagcaGTACTTTAAAAGTACTAACGTTgaattagattgttgaactgcatccccgctcgtcaataaacattgaactgtgttcccagctcaaaaaaaaaaaaaaaagtactaacatTGAGCCcaagaaataatcctggtggcaggaaaaaaaaaagtattatctagTAGTCTACTTTCTCCTCAAATTATCTCAATAAtaggaaataaaatataatttagcaATATGAAAAGAGGctatgaggaggagagagattttGTGGGAGGTCTGTGACAGTAACAGGGTCGGTCATATGTCCCTCAAGAGGGGAAGGTAGGTAAATGAACTTGTGATACTGAAGAAAATGGACcaaactaggggccaggtgatggcacacctggttgagtgcacatgttacaatgcacaaggacctgggttcaagcccccagtccccacctgcaggagaaaagcttcatgagtggtgaagcagtgccacaggtgtctctctgtctctttccctctctgtcaccccctttcttctcaatttctgactgtctctatccaataaataaataaataaataaataaataaataaataaaataaaaataatttttaaaaaaagaagaagaaaaaggaccaAACTGAACAGAGTCAGGTCTGGGAAAGTAGTCAGTGaacaatttaattaattattttttatttttaatcagtggTGCTTTACTTCCTTAAGTTAtttttcaggaagaaaaaaacaaagacagaaagaaatcccaACACTGAAGCTGCTTATAGTGTGCTGGGGGCCTGGCTCAAATAAAGTCTGTACACATTGCTAAGAAGCAAAACTGTCTGAGTTAGCTATTTTGTTGTCCATggaccatttttattttaatagtttatttattaatgaaagagagacaagggaggggggagagaatcctgctcagctctaatttatggtggtgctggggactgacatTAGAACCAtagagcctcaagcttgaaagtcttttgcataaaaatTATGTCATCCCCTCAAATTCACTTTCTTATTCAATGCAGTCAGTCATTGACATAATACTGGGACTAGAGTGAGGAGAGAGCACTGCTTGCTATAAGcacaacccaaactgcccctgcggctccagacagactatgacccacatagtcaacgactgccacctctccagattcaaaggaggtctcgaaacttgacatcaggctcaacctgacgctgttgactggctacggaagaagggccaacgctagaagaagaagaagcacaacctCAAGGTTCCTGTAACACATGAGGGGGCTGACAAACTGTATTTGTCTTtgcagatagaaagggacagacagaaatatgTGGACAACTCAAGCACCTGTGAAATTTCTTGCCTATGCATAGCATGCCTATGTAATAGCTGGGAAACTTGAATTCAGCTCCTTATTGTAAAGTATGCTCTACGGACTGAACTATCTCCTAGATAAATTATTTATAGACTTAAtaataaaacagggagtcagaggccgtcacaccaccataaaccagagctgaacagtgctctggttaaaaaaataaataaataaataaaagtaaaagaagaagaaagcaattGACATTGTAGGAGGAAAAATATCACAATATAATGATACCCACATAGGACAAACCTATGGCCATCATCCTATGAAGTGGTGGAAAACGTGTTTTACAGAAACATAGTGAACATGACAAAGAGTTTTACTACCAGTGCTTTTGTTTAAAGGGtaaatagagggagtcaggcggcaaagcgcaaggacctgcttaaggatcccagtgtgaacccccggctcctcacctacagggaggtctcttcacaagtggtgaagcagttccagaggtgtctatctttctttctccctctctgtcttcccctcctctccccatttctctctgtcctatataacaacaataatgataactacaacaaacaacaacaatgaaaaacagcaaggacaacaaaagggaaaatgaattaaaaagaaaaaaagatatatctCCTCAACAAGGAAAAGTGTAAAGCCAGGATGACACATGATTTTCTTCTCCACAGCAACaaatcctttttttaattgttctacTCATAGATATGAATTCTAGGTATGCATCAATTTTTTTCCAAGAAATAATCatcaaaaactaaaaataactatgcaaataaatgaatgaaaggcATAAGCCAAACAATACTGATTACCCATGGATTAGAATTATCAATACTAAATGACCATTTAAAAGTGGCATATAGATGCTATGAAATTCCAGTCAAAATCCCTATGAAtattgtccaggaggtggcgcagtgaataaagcattagactctcaagcaggaggtcctgagttccatccctggcaacacatgtaccagagtgatgtcaggttctttctctcctcctctttctccttactaaataaaaaaaaaaaaaaaaaattttttttaaatccctatgAACACATTTAGAGCATGAAAATGAATGTTGAACATTAAATAGGTGAAGTCTCCATTGTAAATTATgttggggaaactgagtcaccaCATGTATAACGAACAAACAAGACCATCATATGACACCATGTAtaaactcaaaatggattaattacttggatgctagaccaataaccaaaaaaatacagagaaatcATCCTCTGCAGCACAGTACATAATGTCggatttggggagtcaggcggtagcgcagcaggttaagcgcacatgacacaaagtgcaaggactggcataaggatcccagttcaaaccccaggctccccacctaacaggggagttgcttcacaggtggtgaagcaggtctacaggtgtctttctctccccctctctccatttctctctgtcctatccaacaacaacatcaataataactacaacaacaataaaaaaaataagggcaacaaaagaaaaaacataatttaaaaaaaatctgatttggAATTGTCTTGAGACGA from Erinaceus europaeus chromosome 23, mEriEur2.1, whole genome shotgun sequence includes:
- the LOC103127014 gene encoding zinc finger protein 709-like isoform X1; amino-acid sequence: MHYNVFPVVAVLSNEDVVLLDLKQISSYCCDFSSFSDLKEHLEKEEEMAVSQASVTYEDVTVIFTQEEWALLKPSEKQIYRDVMWENFRNILSIGELQKDHSTKEQHNSQRSKQSSRVVNISEGKESENSLKPQECEVYNKLLTYSSHLQRHETTNSLRKPYECKQCSQKFSCSSHLQKHERTHKGRKLFECKLCGKLLSCSSSLKKHERIHSVDKPYECKLCSKTFSTSSHLKYHERTHSGEKPYECKQCGIRFSCSSSLQAHERTHSGEKPYECKLCSKAFRRSGHLRRHERSHSGEKPYECKECNVRFSCSSSLQAHERIHSGEKPYECKLCSKTFITYTHLRYHERTHNGQKPYECKQCSKRFSCPSYLQAHERAHSGEKPYECKLCSKTFIHSSNLRRHERTHSGEKPYECKHCSKMFRTSSHLRYHERIHSGEKPYGCKQCSKSFSTSSHLKYHERTHSGEKPYECKQCGKRFNCSSTLRSHERTHSGEKPYENSNAYSCSTAL
- the LOC103127014 gene encoding zinc finger protein 709-like isoform X2, whose translation is MAVSQASVTYEDVTVIFTQEEWALLKPSEKQIYRDVMWENFRNILSIGELQKDHSTKEQHNSQRSKQSSRVVNISEGKESENSLKPQECEVYNKLLTYSSHLQRHETTNSLRKPYECKQCSQKFSCSSHLQKHERTHKGRKLFECKLCGKLLSCSSSLKKHERIHSVDKPYECKLCSKTFSTSSHLKYHERTHSGEKPYECKQCGIRFSCSSSLQAHERTHSGEKPYECKLCSKAFRRSGHLRRHERSHSGEKPYECKECNVRFSCSSSLQAHERIHSGEKPYECKLCSKTFITYTHLRYHERTHNGQKPYECKQCSKRFSCPSYLQAHERAHSGEKPYECKLCSKTFIHSSNLRRHERTHSGEKPYECKHCSKMFRTSSHLRYHERIHSGEKPYGCKQCSKSFSTSSHLKYHERTHSGEKPYECKQCGKRFNCSSTLRSHERTHSGEKPYENSNAYSCSTAL